One region of Alcanivorax sediminis genomic DNA includes:
- a CDS encoding glycosyl transferase family protein, which produces MTEHAFAEYVRTLGRGKRARRSLSRDEAREAMQMILDGKVEDVQLGAFLMLLRVKEETPEELAGFLDACRGLCDESLKNFPSVQLDWPSYAGKKKHHPWYLLATILLADNGIRTLLHGGPAHTPNRVYTDELLPLLGLKVATGVAEAAQHLDEQGLAYLPVEQFCSPLSRLLTLRFYLGLRSPINTLARSLNPARAPLSMQSVFHPAYIDLHQGAAELCGDRDLLLFKGEGGELEIRPDARTAITGIRHGEPLDGAVLDNVIPRHTPPGDPDAETLKRVWRGQEEDPYGEHAVIQTVAVALWGLDKVGSLEDARVQAGTLWQNRDISRL; this is translated from the coding sequence ATGACCGAACATGCCTTTGCTGAATACGTGCGCACACTGGGACGAGGCAAACGCGCTCGCCGCAGCCTGAGCCGTGATGAGGCTCGTGAAGCCATGCAAATGATCCTGGATGGCAAGGTGGAAGACGTTCAACTTGGCGCTTTCCTCATGCTGTTGCGTGTCAAGGAAGAAACGCCAGAGGAGCTGGCCGGCTTTCTGGATGCCTGCCGAGGACTCTGCGACGAGTCATTGAAAAACTTTCCGTCAGTGCAGCTGGACTGGCCCAGCTATGCGGGAAAGAAGAAGCACCACCCATGGTATCTTCTCGCCACCATACTGCTGGCTGATAACGGCATCCGTACCCTGCTCCACGGCGGCCCCGCCCATACACCGAACCGGGTTTATACTGACGAGCTGTTGCCGCTTCTGGGCTTGAAAGTGGCAACGGGCGTAGCAGAGGCGGCACAACACCTTGATGAACAGGGGTTGGCTTATCTGCCTGTCGAGCAATTCTGCTCCCCGCTCTCCCGCTTGCTCACCTTGCGTTTCTATCTGGGCCTGCGATCCCCCATCAATACGCTTGCCCGAAGCCTTAACCCGGCCCGAGCCCCTTTATCCATGCAAAGCGTATTTCATCCCGCCTATATTGATTTGCATCAGGGCGCCGCGGAACTGTGTGGCGACCGTGATCTGTTGTTGTTCAAGGGTGAAGGTGGTGAGCTGGAAATTCGTCCGGATGCACGCACAGCCATTACCGGCATACGTCATGGTGAGCCCCTGGACGGCGCCGTGCTCGACAATGTTATTCCCCGGCATACACCACCCGGTGATCCTGATGCAGAAACCCTAAAGCGGGTGTGGCGCGGTCAAGAGGAAGATCCATACGGTGAGCATGCGGTCATTCAGACGGTTGCTGTTGCATTGTGGGGGCTGGACAAGGTGGGCTCACTGGAAGACGCACGTGTGCAGGCTGGCACGTTGTGGCAGAACCGGGATATCTCGCGCCTGTAG
- the cysG gene encoding siroheme synthase CysG has product MEFLPISWRLQGKQALLIGGGEVALRKGRLLHRAGSAITVVAPEVCDELRQIAVDSHGAVLEKAFEVADLDGKSLVICATDDSALNARAAEQAGRKGLPVNVVDNPSLGDFIFPAIVDRSPVLISISSSGASPVLARKLRSQLESSLPARWGRLADLMARFRQPLKDKLDNVGARRLFWEQTLDGPLVEKVLAGKDSEAETMLEAAIEAADAEQLSRGEVYLVGAGPGDPDLLTFRALRLLQKADVVLYDRLVGKGIVDLARRDAEMVYVGKARDKHALPQDNINELLVHYAKQGKKVCRLKGGDPFIFGRGGEEIDLIVQEGIDFQVVPGITAASGCAAYGGIPLTHRDHAQSVRFVTGHRKDGTVTLDWEHLVSESETVVFYMGLVGLRQICDQLMAHGRKGDTPIALISRGTTNLQEVITGTLDNLPDQVEGREIHAPTLIIVGSVVSLHPKFGWFR; this is encoded by the coding sequence ATGGAATTTCTTCCTATTAGCTGGCGTCTTCAGGGTAAGCAGGCCCTGTTGATTGGTGGCGGTGAGGTGGCCTTGCGCAAAGGCCGGCTCCTGCATCGGGCAGGCTCTGCAATAACCGTTGTCGCGCCAGAAGTATGCGACGAATTGCGCCAGATCGCCGTGGATAGCCATGGCGCGGTGCTGGAAAAAGCCTTTGAGGTTGCCGATCTGGATGGCAAATCACTGGTGATCTGTGCCACGGATGATTCTGCGCTGAATGCCCGTGCCGCTGAGCAGGCGGGCCGCAAGGGGCTGCCAGTGAATGTGGTGGATAACCCCTCCTTGGGCGATTTCATTTTTCCCGCCATCGTCGACCGCTCTCCGGTCTTGATCAGCATCAGTTCCTCCGGTGCGTCACCGGTACTGGCCAGAAAGCTGCGCAGCCAGCTCGAGTCTTCCTTGCCTGCCCGTTGGGGCCGTCTTGCTGATTTGATGGCACGCTTTAGACAGCCCCTCAAGGACAAGCTGGATAACGTAGGGGCTCGTCGTTTGTTCTGGGAGCAGACTCTGGATGGCCCCCTGGTGGAAAAAGTGCTGGCAGGTAAGGACAGTGAAGCCGAGACCATGTTGGAGGCCGCCATTGAGGCGGCCGATGCAGAACAGCTCAGTCGCGGCGAGGTATATCTGGTGGGTGCCGGCCCGGGTGACCCCGATTTGCTGACCTTCCGGGCCTTGCGGTTGCTGCAGAAGGCAGACGTGGTGCTGTACGACCGCTTGGTAGGCAAGGGGATTGTGGATCTTGCCCGTCGTGATGCGGAAATGGTTTATGTGGGCAAGGCGCGTGACAAGCATGCGCTGCCCCAGGACAACATCAATGAGCTGCTGGTCCATTATGCCAAGCAGGGCAAGAAGGTGTGCCGCCTGAAGGGGGGCGACCCATTCATTTTCGGCCGAGGCGGAGAAGAGATCGACCTGATCGTTCAGGAGGGCATCGACTTTCAGGTGGTGCCCGGTATTACTGCTGCCAGTGGCTGTGCTGCCTATGGCGGTATTCCGTTGACTCACCGCGACCATGCGCAATCGGTTCGGTTTGTGACGGGGCATCGCAAGGACGGTACCGTAACCCTCGACTGGGAGCATCTGGTCAGTGAAAGCGAAACCGTTGTCTTCTACATGGGGCTGGTAGGGTTGCGCCAGATCTGCGACCAGCTGATGGCCCATGGACGCAAGGGCGATACCCCTATCGCGCTGATCTCCCGTGGCACAACCAATCTCCAGGAAGTGATTACCGGCACCCTGGATAACTTGCCGGACCAGGTGGAAGGGCGTGAGATCCATGCTCCGACACTGATCATTGTGGGCAGTGTGGTAAGTTTGCATCCCAAGTTTGGCTGGTTCAGGTAA
- the serS gene encoding serine--tRNA ligase — protein MLDIRALRQDGEAIKAALAKRGYSLDLDAFSALDAKRKQADVRSQDLQAERKKASKQVGQLIQSGMNVDEAKAQVAETLKTLDTELDQEVAKAKAINDEIAEFLMGVPNVPQESVPDGADEEDNVEVSTWGTPKQFDFEPKDHVDVGEALKAGSLDFENAAKLSGARFAVMSGGVARLHRALVDFMLDIHSNEHGYEEVYVPYLVGPEALRGTGQLPKFAEDLFKMEGERELYLIPTAEVPVTNLVAHEILEADSLPRRFTCHTPCFRSEAGSHGKDTRGLIRQHQFEKVELVQMVRPEESDEALEQLTGHAEAILQKLELPYRKVILCGGDLGFSSTKTYDLEVWLPSQQRYREISSCSNFRDYQARRMQARWRNPETGKPELLHTLNGSGLAVGRTLVAILENYQNADGSVTVPEALRPYMRGLEKLS, from the coding sequence ATGCTGGATATTCGTGCCCTGCGTCAGGATGGCGAGGCGATCAAGGCCGCTCTGGCCAAACGCGGTTACAGCCTGGATCTCGACGCCTTTTCTGCGCTTGATGCCAAGCGCAAGCAGGCGGATGTGCGGTCCCAGGATCTTCAGGCAGAGCGCAAGAAGGCGTCCAAGCAAGTAGGGCAGTTGATTCAGTCCGGCATGAATGTGGATGAGGCCAAGGCGCAGGTTGCAGAAACCCTCAAGACTCTGGATACAGAGCTGGATCAGGAAGTGGCAAAAGCCAAGGCAATTAATGATGAAATTGCCGAGTTCCTGATGGGTGTGCCCAATGTGCCACAGGAAAGCGTGCCCGACGGTGCGGATGAAGAAGACAATGTTGAGGTCAGTACCTGGGGAACCCCGAAACAATTCGACTTTGAGCCCAAGGACCACGTGGATGTGGGTGAAGCCCTGAAAGCAGGGTCCCTCGATTTCGAAAATGCCGCCAAGCTTTCCGGTGCGCGTTTCGCCGTGATGAGTGGTGGCGTGGCTCGACTGCATCGCGCTCTTGTGGACTTCATGCTGGACATCCACAGCAATGAGCACGGCTACGAAGAGGTCTACGTTCCTTATCTCGTCGGACCCGAAGCCCTGCGTGGCACAGGCCAGCTGCCCAAGTTCGCAGAAGACCTGTTCAAGATGGAAGGGGAGAGAGAGCTCTACCTTATTCCGACGGCAGAAGTACCGGTCACCAATCTGGTGGCCCATGAGATCCTGGAAGCCGACAGCTTGCCGCGTCGTTTTACCTGCCACACGCCCTGTTTTCGCTCTGAAGCCGGCAGCCATGGAAAGGACACCCGTGGCCTGATTCGCCAGCATCAGTTCGAAAAGGTAGAGCTGGTGCAGATGGTGCGCCCGGAAGAATCTGACGAGGCTCTCGAGCAGCTCACCGGCCACGCTGAGGCCATTTTGCAGAAGCTGGAACTACCTTACCGCAAGGTGATTCTGTGTGGTGGTGACCTGGGTTTCTCATCCACCAAAACCTACGACCTGGAAGTGTGGCTGCCGAGCCAGCAGCGCTACCGTGAGATTTCTTCCTGTTCCAACTTCCGCGATTACCAGGCGCGCCGCATGCAGGCGCGCTGGCGCAACCCGGAAACCGGCAAGCCAGAGCTGCTGCACACCCTGAACGGGTCTGGTCTGGCGGTGGGGCGTACACTGGTAGCCATTCTGGAGAATTACCAGAATGCTGACGGCTCAGTTACCGTGCCAGAGGCCTTGCGTCCTTACATGAGAGGCCTCGAAAAGCTGAGCTGA